Proteins co-encoded in one Rhopalosiphum maidis isolate BTI-1 chromosome 2, ASM367621v3, whole genome shotgun sequence genomic window:
- the LOC113554499 gene encoding platelet-activating factor acetylhydrolase-like, with translation MNKERSKKLHIPYPTGPYATGCMELMTEYSEEGCFARVFYPTNIPSDQLDKYSDKWIPWVPNEIYMKQFANALHVPYFIFKYFPPILGQAPYYIPTISDAPISNKEESYPFVLFSHGYAATRFVCSHFCNTLASYGFIVAAIEHRDKSSPVTFYYDSPENAEQDKPTWIHYRHFHKTYNSDTYTMTNNQMKFRHKECTKLLNTFLDINAGVSVKNVLKSSFDLNQFNRKINVNKIISSGFSFGGATAMYNISHDSRYRVAIILDGWIFPLKSEPFLDIEQPILFVNTHTFQIPANLNLIRQYLQSKGIRKLYTLKKTTHESLTDTAFMHGYWLDLQMLKKLNAKTALNLQSSLVVQFLHDTIGCPTNSENTQIFIEEHSDNLVEDMINYTKKSARACNSYVQNYTMLVIAVKYQLFQKLASLPAVVLATQGIFIQLRFSND, from the exons GTCCATATGCCACAGGATGTATGGAATTGATGACAGAATATTCCGAAGAAGGATGTTTTGCGAGGGTATTTTACCCAACTAACATTCCATCTGATCAATTGGAC aaATACTCAGATAAATGGATTCCGTGGGTTccaaatgaaatttatatgaaacaaTTTGCCAATGCTCTTCATGTACCTTAtttcatattcaaatattttccaCCAATCCTTGGCCAag cACCTTATTACATACCAACCATTAGTGATGCGCCAATATCGAACAAAGAAGAATCGTATCCCTTTGTCTTATTTTCACATGGTTACGCAGCCACAAGATTCGTTTGCTCACATTTTTGCAACACTTTAGCGTCATACGGATTTATAGTCGCTGCCATTGAACACAG AGACAAATCATCGCCTGTTACGTTTTACTATGATTCTCCTGAAAACGCTGAGCAGGACAAACCCACATGGATCCATTATcgacattttcataaaacatacaactCTGATACGTATACCATGACAAATAACCAA ATGAAATTTCGACATAAAGAATGCACCAAACTTCTGAATACGTTTTTAGATATCAATGCAGGCGTTTCTGTGAAGAACGTACTCAAATCATCGTTTGATTTGAATCAATTCAAT AGAAAGATCAatgtcaacaaaataatatcatctgGATTTTCATTTGGTGGAGCAActgcaatgtataatataagtcatGACAGTCGTTATCG agTAGCTATAATTCTCGATGGTTGGATATTTCCATTAAAATCAGAGCCATTTTTGGACATTGaacaaccaatattatttgtcaacACTCACACATTCCAAATACcagcaaatttaaatttgattcgCCAGTATTTACAGTCCAAAGGTATTCGGAAACTATACACTTTGAAGAAAACTACACACGAAAGTCTTACAGATACAGCTTTCATGCATGGTTACTGGTTGGACTTGCAAATGCTGAAGAAGTTAAATGCTAAAACAGCATTAAATCTACAAAGTAGTCTAGTAGTACAATTTTTACACGACACAATTG GTTGCCCAACAAATTCTGaaaatactcaaatatttatagaagaaCATTCTGACAACTTAGTAGAAGACATGattaattacacaaaaaag AGCGCCAGAGCATGCAATAGCTATGTACAAAACTATACAATGCTTGTTATTGCTGTAAAATACCAGCTATTCCAAAAACTTGCTTCACTACCAGCCGTGGTCCTAGCCACCCAGGGCATATTCATTCAATTACGCTTCTCCaatgattaa
- the LOC113554500 gene encoding KICSTOR complex protein C12orf66-like, with protein MPKSQEEIVRLFFNYLSKSNYDEAKEFMERQRLVFLNNAWPKAMFDILCDFALAEKNYYDTNFEPSKNKMLERKEDENYLDFVYKTLYQDLEKLQTEVDDNYVIKLMTTLLQFISVRLQLLELYDKLYEIGSLNSWINFSELSETVENIQNDLSNFSPVDQVLRIVRYELDCIQHLFKCHEHLGEWSYFDSLISLKESSDAFILWEKCYQNKEAWRFGSLFMSKSTLPPLLLWFKRFKHMTISKFMLYFYGILVRQSSLREVKNTSETKNLHFFTKMQQLKQKAEALSAMLVFESPDYVTDDDSSNESQSIIKMDPYIKYKIIISYPKVPVKFDVVEKMKINEEEHSVNKIEMITDENVTYMIMRVDLKILFIMCFNGKPKNEEREKASTLEFVSMLRCHKYFTSVNR; from the exons atGCCAAAGTCTCAAGAAGAAAttgttcgtttattttttaactatttatcaaaatctaaTTATGATGAAGCAAAAGAGTTtatg GAGAGACAgcgtttagtatttttaaacaatgctTGGCCCAAGGCAATGTTTGATATTCTATGTGATTTTGCTTTGGCTGAaaagaattattatgataccaATTTTGAgccatcaaaaaataaaatgcttgaGCGAAAAGAAGAtgag AACTACCTGGACTTTGTGTACAAGACTTTGTATCAAGACCTTGAAAAACTTCAGACTGAGGTTGATGATAACTATGTTATAAAACTTATGACTACACTTCTACAGTTTATATCCGTTAGACTCCAACTTCTTGAACTATATGATAAGTTATATGAAATTGGATCATTAAATAGTTGGATAAATTTTAGTGAGCTATCTGAAACTGTTGAAAATATTCAGAATGATCTTAGTAATTTTTCACCTGTTGATCAAGTATTAAGAATTGTAcg ttatgaACTGGATTGTATTCAACATTTATTCAAGTGTCATGAGCATTTAGGGGAATGGTCATATTTTGATTCGTTGATTAGCTTAAAGGAAAGTAGCGATGCATTTATCTTGTgggaaaaatgttatcaaaacaaagag gcCTGGAGATTTGGCTCGTTGTTTATGAGCAAAAGCACTTTACCTCCATTGCTTTTATGGTTCAAAAGATTCAAACACATGACGATTtctaaatttatgttatatttttacggtATACTTGTTCGACAATCATCATTGCGTGAAGTTAAGAATACAAGTGAAaccaaaaatttacatttttttacaaa GATGCAACAATTAAAGCAGAAGGCAGAAGCTTTATCTGCAATGTTAGTGTTTGAATCACCTGATTATGTTACTGATGATGACTCTTCTAATGAAAGtcaatctattattaaaatggatccatatattaagtataaaattataataagttatccaaag gtTCCAGTTAAATTTGATGTGGTAGAAAAGATGAAAATTAATGAAGAAGAACACtcagtaaataaaattgaaatgattACAGATGAAAAT gttaCTTACATGATAATGAGAGTGGatttgaaaatactttttattatgtgttttaacGGTAAGCCTAAAAACGAAGAAAGGGAGAAAGCAAGCACATTAGAATTTGTTTCAATGCTTCGATGtcataaatatttcacttCTGTTAATAGATAG